One genomic segment of Rivularia sp. PCC 7116 includes these proteins:
- a CDS encoding bifunctional 4-hydroxy-2-oxoglutarate aldolase/2-dehydro-3-deoxy-phosphogluconate aldolase → MIDTPWLVLLKRHRAIAVIRAQKKYLARQMALAVASGGMQLIEITWNTPQAAELIAQLRVELPNCVIGTGTLLNLEQMHRAIDAGAQFFFTPHVDLTIIQAAVKQKVPVIPGALTPTEIVTAWTYGASCVKVFPVQACGGSGYIKSLQAPLGEIPLIPTGGVTVENAPDFLRAGAIAIGLSSELFPKDLVISEDWDLITRQAERLIEKIK, encoded by the coding sequence ATTATCGATACCCCTTGGTTAGTGCTTTTGAAAAGACACCGCGCCATCGCGGTAATTCGTGCCCAAAAAAAATATTTGGCGCGACAAATGGCTTTGGCTGTCGCATCTGGGGGGATGCAGTTAATTGAAATCACTTGGAATACTCCCCAGGCTGCGGAGTTAATTGCACAACTACGTGTGGAATTACCTAACTGCGTTATCGGTACGGGAACGTTGTTGAATCTAGAACAAATGCATCGAGCAATAGACGCAGGGGCACAGTTCTTTTTTACTCCTCATGTTGATTTAACGATAATTCAAGCAGCTGTAAAGCAAAAGGTACCAGTTATACCCGGAGCGCTGACTCCCACAGAAATTGTTACGGCTTGGACTTATGGTGCTAGCTGCGTGAAAGTGTTTCCCGTGCAAGCTTGTGGTGGTAGTGGATATATCAAAAGTCTGCAAGCTCCTTTGGGAGAAATTCCTTTGATCCCAACTGGGGGAGTAACTGTAGAAAATGCCCCGGATTTCCTCAGAGCCGGTGCGATCGCCATTGGATTGAGCAGCGAGTTGTTTCCCAAAGACTTAGTTATTTCTGAAGATTGGGATTTAATAACTCGACAGGCAGAAAGGCTAATTGAGAAGATAAAGTAA
- a CDS encoding WD40 repeat domain-containing protein: MIHKQIFYKSFIASVTAATVIIGGSQLNHTFAQSSPAKNPTTANSSQTKPALTLQGHIWTIEALDFTPDGQTLVSGSYDHTVKVWDLKNGKLIRTLDGHKDGVNDVLISPDGKQFFTAGGTAEPNTTKVIKVWDMKTKKLLRTLKGHTLGVTSLAITPDGKTLISGSYDKTIRLWDTQKGIRKRTFTGHSDPILSIAISPDGKTLASGGGELNDDSDKTVKLWNLETGELTSNIKGNNNVINFIGFTPDGKYLVNSTDPKINVWDVSTGKLVNRFSVSDIEGVTSVTLGNDSKSVVTTTLDGAVTMWELISGKAMKTLVEASNNPQNYDQLYPTSTAFSPDGKTIAIGEGGGAYNSKFTINIRRME; the protein is encoded by the coding sequence ATGATTCACAAACAAATTTTCTACAAAAGCTTTATAGCTTCGGTTACAGCAGCAACAGTTATTATTGGTGGAAGTCAATTAAATCATACCTTTGCCCAATCTTCCCCAGCTAAAAATCCAACTACGGCAAATTCTTCACAAACCAAGCCTGCTCTGACTTTACAGGGGCACATATGGACTATCGAGGCCTTAGATTTTACCCCAGATGGGCAAACTTTAGTCAGTGGTAGCTACGACCATACCGTAAAAGTATGGGATCTAAAAAATGGTAAACTCATCCGCACCCTTGATGGGCATAAAGACGGCGTGAATGACGTTCTTATTAGCCCCGATGGAAAACAGTTTTTCACTGCTGGGGGAACGGCAGAACCCAATACCACTAAAGTCATTAAGGTATGGGATATGAAAACAAAAAAATTACTTCGTACCCTTAAAGGGCATACTTTAGGAGTCACTTCCCTGGCTATAACCCCCGATGGTAAAACTCTTATCAGCGGTAGTTACGATAAAACAATTAGGTTATGGGACACGCAAAAAGGTATACGCAAGCGTACTTTTACCGGACATAGCGATCCCATACTTTCAATTGCAATTAGTCCGGATGGAAAAACCCTGGCAAGCGGTGGTGGTGAGCTTAACGACGATTCTGACAAAACAGTTAAATTATGGAATCTGGAAACGGGAGAATTAACTAGCAACATCAAAGGAAACAACAATGTTATCAACTTTATTGGCTTTACTCCCGATGGTAAATATCTGGTGAACTCTACAGATCCAAAAATAAATGTTTGGGATGTGAGTACTGGCAAATTAGTAAATCGTTTTAGCGTATCCGATATTGAAGGAGTGACTTCTGTAACTTTAGGAAACGACAGTAAAAGCGTTGTCACAACTACATTAGATGGTGCCGTTACAATGTGGGAGCTAATTAGCGGAAAAGCAATGAAAACTTTAGTAGAAGCTTCCAACAATCCCCAAAACTACGACCAACTTTATCCCACCAGCACAGCCTTCAGCCCCGACGGTAAAACTATTGCCATAGGTGAAGGAGGTGGAGCTTACAATTCAAAATTTACAATCAACATTCGACGAATGGAATAA
- a CDS encoding PhoH family protein produces the protein MAEAITIELPDIPSAMALAGSQEENLKLLARQTGATVVLRGQELYVSGTEKQIDLVSRLVKSLEDIWTKGNILSVADILTARQALDTHREDELQTLQKDVLAKTRRGEQIRAKTFRQRQYIEAIRKRDLTFCIGPAGTGKTFLAVVVAVQALLDNKYEKLILTRPAVEAGEKLGFLPGDLQQKVNPYLRPLYDAINEFIEPDKVPSLIERGIIEVAPLAYMRGRTLNNAFVIVDEAQNTTPAQMKMVLTRLGFRSRMVVTGDMTQTDLPLQQKSGLATAFQILKNVEGIGFCEFSRKDVVRHALIQRIVAAYEQYEK, from the coding sequence ATGGCAGAAGCCATAACAATAGAATTGCCCGATATCCCTAGTGCTATGGCTTTAGCTGGAAGCCAGGAAGAAAACCTCAAACTCTTAGCTCGACAAACTGGAGCCACGGTGGTATTGCGGGGACAAGAATTATACGTAAGCGGTACCGAGAAACAAATCGACTTGGTTAGTCGGTTGGTAAAATCTTTGGAAGATATTTGGACGAAGGGAAATATCTTATCTGTTGCCGATATTTTAACAGCGCGCCAAGCCCTTGATACCCATCGAGAAGATGAACTGCAAACATTACAAAAAGATGTACTTGCTAAAACTCGTCGAGGCGAACAAATTCGTGCTAAAACTTTTCGTCAGCGACAGTATATTGAAGCAATACGCAAGCGTGACTTAACATTTTGTATTGGTCCTGCGGGTACTGGTAAAACATTTTTAGCGGTTGTTGTGGCGGTTCAAGCACTGCTTGATAACAAGTATGAAAAACTGATTTTAACTCGTCCCGCCGTAGAAGCAGGTGAAAAGCTAGGATTTTTACCAGGAGATTTGCAGCAAAAAGTTAATCCTTATTTGCGTCCGCTTTATGATGCTATCAACGAATTTATCGAGCCAGATAAAGTCCCATCGCTGATTGAAAGAGGCATAATCGAAGTTGCACCATTAGCTTATATGCGGGGAAGAACTTTAAATAATGCGTTTGTCATCGTGGACGAAGCTCAAAATACCACGCCAGCGCAGATGAAAATGGTTCTGACTCGTTTGGGTTTTCGTTCCCGCATGGTAGTAACCGGTGATATGACGCAAACCGATTTACCTTTACAGCAGAAATCGGGACTTGCAACAGCCTTTCAAATTTTAAAAAATGTCGAAGGTATAGGCTTTTGTGAATTTTCTCGAAAAGACGTAGTTAGACATGCTTTAATACAGCGTATTGTCGCAGCTTACGAGCAGTATGAGAAGTGA
- a CDS encoding KH domain-containing protein: MFLNKSVQQLHPSKVTDTNSRTTPDYVGLVNFLMQPFLESPESLSVDCEISRSTKRAWIRIAFDSADKGKVFGRGGRNIQAIRTVISAAAQAAGQSAYLDIYGSNESREDAPASYSEERDRELPMPKPKVRRGDGRRDFTKPRTRI, from the coding sequence ATGTTTTTGAACAAGTCCGTGCAGCAACTGCATCCTAGTAAAGTAACAGATACGAATTCCCGTACAACTCCCGATTACGTTGGTTTAGTTAATTTTTTAATGCAGCCGTTTTTGGAATCACCAGAGTCTTTAAGCGTTGATTGTGAAATTTCTCGTAGCACCAAACGAGCTTGGATTCGCATTGCCTTTGATAGTGCAGATAAAGGTAAAGTGTTTGGTCGTGGAGGACGCAACATCCAAGCTATTCGCACTGTGATTTCTGCGGCTGCTCAAGCTGCGGGACAATCGGCATACCTAGACATTTACGGTAGTAATGAAAGTCGGGAGGATGCACCGGCATCTTATAGCGAAGAAAGGGATAGAGAATTGCCAATGCCTAAGCCTAAAGTCAGACGTGGTGACGGACGTAGAGATTTCACCAAACCCCGAACTCGCATTTAG
- the rpsP gene encoding 30S ribosomal protein S16, with protein MIKLRLKRIGKKREASYRLIAINNLSRRDGRPLEELGFYNPRTKEVRLDVDGIVKRLQQGAQPTDTVRRILEKNNVFEQVRAATAS; from the coding sequence ATGATTAAACTGCGCTTAAAGCGAATAGGCAAAAAACGAGAAGCAAGTTACCGCTTAATAGCCATCAACAATCTGTCCCGTCGTGATGGTCGTCCCCTCGAAGAATTAGGATTTTATAATCCTAGAACCAAAGAAGTTAGATTAGACGTAGACGGCATTGTTAAGCGACTACAACAGGGCGCTCAACCAACTGACACAGTGCGTCGCATTTTAGAAAAAAATAATGTTTTTGAACAAGTCCGTGCAGCAACTGCATCCTAG
- the ffh gene encoding signal recognition particle protein, translating to MFDALADRLESTWKKLRGQGKISESNIQEALREVRRSLLEADVNLQVIKEFISEVEAKAQGAEVLNGVRPGEQFIKIVHDELVNVMGETNVPLVQAEESPTIVLMAGLQGTGKTTATAKLALHLRKLERNCLMVATDVYRPAAIDQLITLGKQIDVPVFELGSDANPVEIARQGVERAKAEGIDTVIIDTAGRLQIDEDMMAELASVKETVQPHETLLVVDAMTGQEAANLTRTFHEKIGISGAILTKLDGDSRGGAALSVRRISGAPIKFVGVGEKVEALQPFYPDRMASRILGMGDVLTLVEKAQEEFDLADAEKMTEKMLSAKFDFTDFLKQLRLLKNMGSLGGIMKMIPGMNKISNEQLEQGQSQLQRCEAMIKSMTKQERTDPDLLASSPSRRRRIASGSGYKEKDVSKLISDFQKMRNMMQQMGQGNFPGMGGGGMFGGGNPMAAGNAPAPGWRGASGGKKKQKKAKKKKGFGTL from the coding sequence ATGTTTGATGCACTAGCCGACCGTTTAGAATCAACCTGGAAAAAACTCCGGGGACAAGGTAAAATCTCTGAATCCAACATTCAGGAAGCTTTACGAGAAGTACGACGCTCTTTGTTGGAAGCAGATGTCAACCTGCAAGTAATTAAAGAATTTATTAGTGAAGTTGAAGCCAAAGCACAAGGTGCTGAGGTATTGAATGGGGTACGTCCAGGGGAACAGTTTATTAAAATTGTTCACGATGAATTAGTAAACGTGATGGGGGAAACTAACGTCCCCCTAGTGCAAGCCGAAGAATCACCTACAATTGTTTTGATGGCTGGTTTGCAAGGTACTGGTAAAACTACTGCAACAGCTAAGTTAGCCTTACATCTAAGAAAATTAGAACGCAATTGTTTGATGGTAGCAACAGACGTTTATCGTCCTGCTGCAATTGACCAATTGATAACTTTAGGTAAACAAATTGACGTGCCAGTATTTGAACTGGGAAGCGATGCAAATCCAGTTGAAATTGCCCGTCAAGGTGTGGAGCGTGCCAAGGCGGAAGGCATTGATACCGTAATTATTGATACTGCCGGTCGTCTGCAAATTGATGAAGACATGATGGCGGAATTAGCCAGTGTCAAAGAGACCGTCCAGCCCCATGAAACGCTGCTGGTAGTGGACGCAATGACCGGTCAAGAAGCGGCAAATTTGACTCGTACTTTCCACGAAAAGATTGGCATTAGCGGTGCAATTTTAACAAAGTTAGACGGTGATAGCCGTGGTGGTGCGGCGCTATCGGTGCGGCGAATTTCGGGCGCACCAATTAAATTTGTTGGTGTTGGTGAAAAAGTTGAAGCCCTACAGCCGTTTTATCCCGATAGAATGGCATCCCGGATTTTGGGCATGGGAGATGTCTTAACCCTGGTTGAAAAAGCCCAGGAGGAATTTGACCTCGCCGATGCCGAAAAAATGACAGAGAAAATGCTGTCGGCGAAGTTTGATTTTACTGACTTTCTCAAACAACTGCGTTTGCTGAAGAATATGGGTTCCCTCGGTGGCATCATGAAGATGATTCCGGGGATGAACAAAATTTCTAACGAACAGCTCGAACAAGGGCAATCTCAGCTTCAGCGTTGCGAAGCGATGATTAAGTCCATGACCAAACAAGAACGGACAGATCCCGATTTACTAGCGAGTTCTCCCAGCAGACGGCGACGGATTGCATCTGGAAGTGGTTATAAAGAAAAAGATGTCAGCAAGCTGATAAGTGATTTCCAGAAAATGCGGAACATGATGCAGCAAATGGGACAAGGTAACTTCCCTGGAATGGGAGGCGGAGGAATGTTTGGCGGTGGAAATCCAATGGCTGCCGGAAATGCCCCCGCACCGGGCTGGCGCGGCGCTTCTGGCGGTAAAAAGAAGCAGAAAAAAGCTAAGAAAAAGAAAGGTTTCGGTACGCTGTAG
- a CDS encoding pentapeptide repeat-containing protein has protein sequence MKKEIKEVAETFSNTSASNQAANQQQQSIREKIINQVLKGENPSSLNLIFTNLKEAKLIGVNLSNMYLSGVELCSADLTNAQLLGVDLSEADLSNSKLVNAQLAGANLNSIKLIAANLSNANLRDANLCTSKLNHACLIGAQLLGANLSGAELTDANLNNALLHKIYLWNANLNNAQLINSDLTDAYMNNVKLNNADLTGAILVNAQLSEAKLKNANLKSVNLNSAQLDNANLRNADLSDACLEKVNLQNSNLEGAILHNTNFHQAALNNANLTNAKVKNARFSENTGISEDVKIYLKREGAIFEDE, from the coding sequence ATGAAAAAAGAGATTAAAGAAGTAGCTGAAACTTTCAGCAATACGAGTGCATCTAACCAAGCCGCAAATCAACAACAGCAAAGTATCCGAGAAAAAATTATTAACCAAGTTCTCAAAGGTGAAAACCCTAGCAGTTTAAACTTAATTTTTACCAATTTAAAAGAAGCTAAGCTAATTGGGGTTAACCTAAGCAATATGTATCTTAGTGGCGTTGAATTGTGTAGTGCCGATTTAACAAATGCTCAGTTACTAGGAGTTGATTTAAGCGAAGCAGATTTGAGCAACAGCAAATTGGTTAACGCTCAGTTGGCGGGAGCAAATCTTAACAGCATAAAGTTGATTGCAGCTAATCTTAGTAATGCTAATTTACGAGATGCTAACCTCTGCACTTCTAAACTCAATCATGCTTGTTTAATCGGTGCCCAGTTGTTAGGGGCAAATTTGAGTGGTGCTGAATTAACCGATGCGAATTTAAATAATGCCTTACTTCACAAAATTTACTTGTGGAATGCCAACCTTAATAATGCTCAGTTAATTAATTCCGATTTAACTGATGCCTATATGAACAACGTCAAGCTTAATAATGCCGATTTAACTGGTGCAATTCTTGTAAATGCTCAGCTTTCTGAAGCTAAATTAAAAAATGCTAACTTAAAATCGGTTAATTTGAATTCTGCCCAATTAGATAATGCGAATTTAAGGAATGCCGACTTGAGCGACGCTTGCTTAGAGAAAGTCAATTTACAGAATAGCAATCTTGAAGGAGCTATTTTACATAATACAAACTTTCATCAAGCAGCCTTAAATAACGCTAATCTCACGAATGCAAAAGTGAAAAATGCTCGCTTCTCAGAAAATACAGGTATCAGCGAAGACGTAAAAATCTATCTAAAAAGAGAGGGAGCTATCTTTGAAGATGAATAA
- a CDS encoding aminopeptidase P family protein yields MTTTSTSNSLAETLRKRREKLADLIDFPAVFWSGNPSPRNFSANIFPHRPSSHFLYFAGLPLKNTAIRLEAGKLQLFIDNPSPSSALWHGEMPSRDEIAEQIGADEAYPMAELESYLQDVATIAVQDAASWTQQSQLLDRWILPQRPPENKDLQLAKAVAQLRLTHDEAALDEIRQAVAVTIEAHKAGMAATAAAKTEAQVRAAMESVIIARNMTTSYNSIVTVRGEVLHNEHYENSLNSDDLLLADVGAETPNGWAADVTRTWAVSGKFSSTQRDIYDVVLAAHDACIDKISPGIEYEDIHLCACQVIAEGLIDLGILQGNPEELVNVDAHALFFPHGIGHLLGLDVHDMEDLGDLAGYEEGRQRSGRFGLGYLRLNRPLHAGMVVTIEPGFYQVPAIVNNSENRDNFKQFVNWERLSQFADVRGIRIEDDVLVTDNGSEVLTAALPTQADAVEKLTVNG; encoded by the coding sequence ATGACAACAACATCTACTTCTAACTCACTTGCAGAAACTTTACGTAAAAGAAGAGAAAAATTAGCCGATTTAATCGATTTTCCGGCAGTATTCTGGTCTGGTAATCCTAGTCCCCGTAATTTTTCTGCAAACATCTTTCCACATCGTCCTAGCAGTCATTTTCTCTATTTTGCCGGATTACCTTTGAAAAATACTGCGATTCGTTTGGAAGCAGGTAAACTGCAATTGTTTATAGATAATCCCTCACCAAGTAGCGCTCTTTGGCATGGAGAAATGCCGAGTCGCGATGAAATTGCAGAACAAATTGGTGCTGATGAAGCTTACCCAATGGCTGAACTTGAATCATATTTACAGGATGTAGCAACAATTGCCGTACAAGATGCAGCTTCATGGACGCAACAATCACAATTACTAGATAGATGGATTTTACCGCAACGTCCACCGGAAAATAAAGATTTGCAATTAGCTAAGGCTGTTGCTCAGCTGCGTCTTACCCACGACGAAGCCGCTTTGGATGAAATACGTCAAGCTGTTGCCGTTACTATAGAAGCCCATAAAGCTGGTATGGCTGCAACCGCAGCAGCGAAAACAGAAGCACAAGTACGAGCGGCAATGGAATCAGTAATCATTGCTCGTAATATGACAACATCTTATAACAGTATTGTCACGGTGCGGGGGGAAGTGTTGCACAACGAGCATTATGAAAATTCCTTAAACTCGGACGATTTACTGCTTGCTGATGTTGGCGCGGAAACTCCCAATGGTTGGGCTGCTGACGTAACTCGAACTTGGGCTGTGAGCGGAAAATTTTCATCAACTCAAAGAGATATTTATGATGTTGTCTTAGCAGCCCATGATGCCTGTATTGACAAAATCAGCCCAGGTATAGAGTACGAAGATATTCATCTTTGTGCTTGTCAGGTTATTGCTGAAGGTTTAATAGATTTAGGTATTTTGCAAGGTAATCCCGAAGAGTTGGTAAATGTAGATGCTCATGCTTTGTTTTTCCCTCACGGAATCGGACATTTACTTGGCTTAGATGTGCATGATATGGAAGACTTAGGAGATTTAGCAGGGTACGAAGAAGGAAGACAAAGAAGCGGACGTTTTGGCTTGGGTTACTTGCGTCTAAATCGACCTTTACATGCCGGAATGGTAGTTACAATTGAACCGGGTTTTTATCAAGTACCCGCGATTGTGAATAATTCGGAGAATCGCGATAATTTTAAACAATTTGTCAACTGGGAACGTTTATCGCAGTTTGCAGATGTCCGAGGAATCCGAATCGAAGATGATGTTTTAGTTACAGATAATGGAAGTGAAGTTTTAACAGCTGCTTTACCCACACAAGCTGATGCTGTAGAAAAATTAACAGTTAATGGTTAA
- a CDS encoding DUF4332 domain-containing protein, whose product MKQSNWLIEELPGLSQDEINNLKNNGFTTTLALVKQGKTPQEKLILAQKLQVHVQYVNKWVALADLARIPSVGTEYSGLLLHAGIASVVQLSTTPPHRLHKQILRLQVATLQRRDLCPAVEQVNEWVEQAKKLSVRS is encoded by the coding sequence ATGAAACAAAGCAACTGGTTGATTGAAGAATTGCCAGGATTAAGCCAAGATGAAATTAATAATTTGAAAAATAATGGTTTTACAACTACTTTAGCTCTGGTAAAACAAGGAAAAACTCCACAAGAAAAGTTAATACTGGCACAGAAGCTACAGGTTCATGTCCAGTATGTAAATAAGTGGGTTGCTTTAGCGGATTTAGCTCGAATCCCCAGTGTGGGAACGGAATATTCTGGGTTGTTGCTTCATGCTGGCATTGCTTCGGTGGTGCAGTTGTCAACTACTCCCCCCCATCGCTTACACAAACAAATTTTGCGTTTGCAAGTAGCAACTCTACAAAGGCGAGATTTATGCCCTGCGGTTGAACAAGTAAATGAATGGGTTGAGCAAGCCAAGAAGTTATCAGTTAGGAGTTAG
- a CDS encoding TetR/AcrR family transcriptional regulator, which produces MRAFKSPPPPEIQTRDRILQAAQKLFASQGFDGTTTRDLAQKAGVAEGTLFRHFSNKKAILVEVATAGWVDILTDLLTELSEMGSYKAVAQVMRRRMWNLQKNADMMKVCFMEAQFHPELRDRIQKEVIDKMTDVAEAFFQTAMDKGIYRKTDAKLVAQVFLGMFAVAGFSHNTLMEPDASPQEKQKMAEGLADIFLNGVLEKE; this is translated from the coding sequence ATGCGAGCTTTTAAATCTCCTCCTCCTCCAGAAATACAAACACGCGATCGGATTTTGCAAGCAGCACAAAAGTTGTTTGCTTCTCAAGGATTTGACGGTACGACTACCCGCGACTTAGCACAAAAAGCAGGAGTTGCTGAAGGAACGTTATTCCGCCATTTTTCTAATAAAAAAGCAATCTTAGTTGAAGTTGCAACTGCTGGCTGGGTGGATATTCTAACCGATTTACTCACCGAATTAAGTGAAATGGGTAGCTATAAAGCCGTAGCCCAAGTAATGCGTCGTCGGATGTGGAATTTACAAAAAAATGCCGACATGATGAAAGTTTGTTTTATGGAAGCCCAGTTTCATCCCGAACTTCGCGATCGCATTCAAAAAGAGGTGATTGATAAAATGACTGATGTTGCTGAAGCTTTCTTTCAAACAGCAATGGATAAAGGAATCTACCGCAAGACAGATGCAAAACTCGTAGCTCAGGTTTTTCTAGGAATGTTTGCTGTGGCAGGCTTTTCACATAATACACTTATGGAACCAGATGCTTCCCCCCAAGAAAAACAGAAAATGGCAGAAGGGCTGGCTGACATATTTCTCAACGGCGTACTGGAGAAAGAGTAG
- a CDS encoding pitrilysin family protein, which translates to MGNISRRLFALLLALVFCWEFLPAAASAQTPSGETSIQPYLDRVTENLTEFKLDNGMKFIVLRRQKAPVVSFLTYADVGGVDEPEGKTGVAHFLEHLAFKGTDRIGTKNYAKETRLLDRLDKLAAQIQQASSAEQKDKVAQLKARFKKIEEQARQTVKQNELGRIVEQAGGVGLNATTSTEATKYFYSFPSNKLELWMSLESERFLNPELRREFYKEKDVILEERRMRVDNSPIGQMIEKFNDTAFQKHPYKRPVIGYDKDIRNLTTEDVQQFFDTYYVPSNITVAVVGDVQPAEVKKLAEAYFGRYEAKPKPEQELAVEPKQTQEKEFTLNLPSQPWYLEGYHRPSINDPDNAVYDIISGLLSDGRTSRLYKSLVEKQQLALAAQGFSGFPGDKYPNLMLFYALTAPGRSVDEVAKALREQIEALKTQPVSVKELERVKTNARAGLLRSLDSNMGMAQQLLEYEVKTGSWKNLFEKLEKIEAVTAQDVMRVAKETFVAENRTVGKLLPKKPGS; encoded by the coding sequence ATGGGAAATATCTCACGTCGGCTGTTTGCACTGCTTTTAGCATTAGTTTTTTGTTGGGAGTTTTTACCGGCAGCTGCATCTGCTCAAACTCCATCTGGGGAAACTTCGATTCAACCTTATTTAGATCGGGTTACTGAAAATTTGACGGAGTTTAAGCTAGATAATGGCATGAAGTTCATTGTTCTAAGACGACAAAAAGCTCCTGTAGTTTCTTTTCTTACTTATGCTGATGTCGGTGGTGTAGACGAACCAGAAGGTAAAACCGGTGTTGCACACTTTTTAGAGCATTTAGCTTTTAAAGGTACTGACAGAATTGGTACAAAAAATTACGCTAAAGAAACAAGGTTGCTCGATCGATTAGATAAATTAGCAGCCCAAATTCAACAAGCTTCTTCAGCAGAACAAAAAGATAAAGTTGCTCAACTAAAAGCTCGGTTTAAAAAGATAGAAGAGCAAGCTCGCCAAACGGTAAAGCAAAATGAGTTGGGTAGAATTGTCGAACAAGCTGGGGGTGTGGGCTTAAATGCTACGACTTCTACCGAAGCGACTAAATATTTTTACAGCTTTCCTTCTAATAAATTAGAACTTTGGATGTCTCTGGAGTCGGAGCGTTTTCTTAATCCCGAGTTGCGACGCGAATTTTATAAGGAAAAAGATGTAATTCTTGAAGAAAGACGGATGCGGGTAGATAATTCACCCATTGGACAGATGATTGAAAAGTTTAACGACACGGCTTTTCAAAAGCATCCTTATAAACGCCCGGTGATTGGTTACGACAAAGATATCCGTAACTTGACAACCGAAGATGTACAGCAATTTTTCGATACATACTACGTTCCCAGCAATATTACGGTTGCTGTAGTTGGAGATGTCCAACCTGCTGAAGTCAAAAAACTAGCGGAAGCTTATTTTGGACGTTATGAAGCTAAACCCAAACCAGAACAGGAACTCGCAGTAGAACCAAAACAAACTCAAGAAAAAGAATTTACCTTAAATTTACCTTCTCAACCTTGGTATTTAGAAGGTTATCACCGTCCAAGTATTAACGATCCAGATAATGCAGTTTATGACATTATTAGCGGTTTGCTTAGCGACGGACGTACTTCGCGACTGTATAAATCTTTGGTAGAAAAGCAACAATTAGCACTAGCAGCGCAGGGATTTAGCGGTTTCCCAGGAGATAAATATCCCAACTTAATGCTTTTCTATGCTTTGACTGCACCGGGACGTAGTGTTGATGAGGTAGCTAAAGCGCTGCGAGAGCAAATTGAAGCATTAAAAACACAGCCAGTTTCCGTGAAAGAATTAGAAAGGGTAAAAACTAATGCCCGTGCGGGTTTGTTACGTTCCCTAGATTCTAATATGGGGATGGCGCAGCAGTTATTAGAATACGAAGTCAAAACTGGTTCCTGGAAGAATTTGTTTGAAAAGTTAGAAAAAATTGAAGCCGTAACCGCTCAAGATGTGATGCGCGTCGCAAAAGAGACTTTTGTGGCAGAAAATCGCACCGTCGGAAAATTATTGCCGAAGAAGCCCGGTAGTTAA